Proteins found in one Pirellulales bacterium genomic segment:
- a CDS encoding CRISPR-associated endonuclease Cas3'', which produces MPDFFAHSLPGRPFDEWERLEDHLQRVAELAGEFAAAFDAGDWGRLVGWWHDLGKFLPEFQERLRGSPVGVDHAGPGAVAARTLGSASIGLALAIAGHHAGVANLSARGETTITPLIERLNDNSDAWQRIQASVPLAIFPQSLPPLPPVLSARNDVEKRRLELWIRLLFSALVDADYLQTERFYDPALAQHRGQYDSIGTLRDRLHTHLARFPTDTPVNRLRADVLGDCRRAATLPAGLFSLTVPTGGGKTLSGLAFALDHAIRHGQRRVVVAIPYTSIIEQTAAVYRDIFGAADVLEHHSNIDVQSRREQNEELESRRRLAAENWDAPIVVTTNVQLIESLLANQPSRCRKLHNLARSVIILDEAQCLPIHLTAVLVDLLNELAGRYGASVVLSTATQPALKDRAGFPGLLNVREIVSDAPTLATRSRRVRVHWPDLTQPRPPSYGPIAVAITQHSRVLAIVHLRRDARVLAKLLPERGRFHLSALMCPAHRRSVLDQVRRRLKGDRQPLRLVATQLVEAGVDVDFPVVFRALAGLDSIAQAAGRCDREGLLTAAAGHPAGEVVVFQAPTDPPPGVLKQGLETTRGMLVEYEGALDLGNPAIFENYFRRLYGKHPVDRGLQAERAQLNFATVADMSKVIEDGYNVPVVVPYADAADRLNHYRHQPDRETLAALQPYLVQAAPQDVARLHALGGLERLNDNETAFVLTPLCAHLYDLKEFGLIVDDNSLSNVEAYVA; this is translated from the coding sequence ATGCCCGATTTTTTCGCACACAGTTTACCGGGCCGCCCGTTCGACGAATGGGAACGGCTCGAAGACCATCTCCAACGAGTCGCTGAGCTAGCAGGCGAATTTGCGGCAGCGTTTGACGCCGGTGACTGGGGACGCCTCGTCGGCTGGTGGCACGATCTCGGAAAATTTCTTCCCGAGTTTCAAGAACGGCTTCGTGGCTCGCCGGTCGGCGTGGACCACGCGGGTCCCGGCGCGGTAGCCGCGCGGACACTCGGCAGCGCTTCCATCGGATTGGCGCTAGCAATCGCTGGCCATCACGCCGGCGTCGCAAACCTTAGCGCGCGTGGCGAGACGACGATCACGCCACTGATCGAGCGACTCAATGACAACTCCGACGCTTGGCAGCGCATCCAAGCGAGCGTGCCATTGGCGATCTTCCCGCAATCTCTGCCGCCCTTGCCGCCCGTTCTGTCTGCGCGCAACGACGTAGAAAAACGCCGTCTTGAGCTGTGGATCCGGCTGCTCTTCTCCGCTTTGGTTGACGCCGATTATCTGCAAACCGAGCGGTTCTACGATCCAGCGCTCGCCCAGCATCGTGGCCAGTACGATAGCATCGGCACCTTGCGCGACCGTTTGCACACGCACCTCGCCAGGTTCCCCACTGATACGCCAGTCAATCGCCTGCGGGCCGACGTATTGGGCGATTGCCGTCGCGCGGCCACCTTGCCCGCGGGACTGTTTAGCCTGACTGTTCCCACCGGGGGCGGCAAGACATTGTCGGGCCTTGCCTTTGCCCTCGACCACGCCATCCGCCACGGCCAGCGACGCGTCGTGGTCGCCATCCCGTACACGAGCATCATCGAGCAGACCGCCGCCGTGTATCGCGACATCTTTGGCGCAGCCGACGTGCTCGAACATCACTCGAATATCGACGTCCAATCGCGTCGCGAGCAGAACGAAGAGCTGGAAAGCCGGCGTCGCCTGGCCGCCGAGAATTGGGACGCACCCATCGTCGTCACCACAAACGTGCAGCTTATTGAATCGCTCCTCGCCAATCAGCCATCGCGTTGCCGCAAGTTGCACAACCTGGCGCGCAGCGTGATAATCCTCGACGAAGCTCAATGCCTTCCCATCCACTTGACCGCCGTCCTCGTCGATTTGCTAAACGAACTTGCCGGACGCTATGGGGCGAGCGTCGTTCTTTCAACCGCCACGCAACCGGCGCTCAAGGACCGCGCAGGCTTCCCCGGCCTGCTCAACGTGCGCGAGATCGTGTCCGACGCGCCGACACTGGCTACCAGATCGCGGCGCGTGCGAGTCCACTGGCCCGACCTCACCCAGCCGCGCCCACCGTCTTATGGTCCGATCGCTGTTGCCATCACCCAACATTCCCGCGTTCTGGCCATCGTACATCTCCGCCGTGACGCCCGCGTTCTGGCAAAGCTGTTACCTGAACGGGGACGATTCCATCTATCGGCCTTGATGTGTCCCGCGCATCGCCGAAGCGTGCTCGATCAGGTGCGCCGAAGATTGAAAGGCGACCGACAGCCGTTGCGGCTCGTGGCCACGCAATTGGTCGAAGCGGGCGTCGACGTCGATTTTCCAGTCGTGTTCCGCGCACTCGCCGGGCTCGACAGCATCGCCCAGGCAGCGGGCCGTTGTGACCGCGAAGGCCTGTTGACCGCAGCTGCCGGCCACCCAGCGGGCGAAGTCGTCGTATTTCAAGCCCCCACCGATCCGCCCCCCGGCGTGCTCAAGCAAGGCCTAGAAACGACGCGCGGAATGCTCGTCGAATACGAAGGCGCTCTCGATCTCGGCAATCCGGCGATCTTCGAAAACTACTTTCGCCGGTTGTACGGCAAGCATCCAGTCGACCGCGGCTTGCAAGCCGAGCGCGCTCAACTCAACTTCGCCACCGTGGCCGACATGAGCAAGGTAATCGAAGACGGCTACAACGTGCCCGTCGTCGTGCCATACGCCGACGCGGCGGATAGACTCAATCACTATCGCCACCAGCCGGACCGCGAAACACTCGCCGCACTCCAGCCTTATCTCGTGCAGGCGGCTCCGCAAGATGTAGCACGACTGCACGCACTCGGCGGCTTGGAACGCCTGAATGACAACGAAACCGCCTTCGTGCTCACGCCGCTGTGCGCCCACCTTTACGACTTAAAAGAGTTCGGACTCATAGTCGACGACAATAGCCTCTCGAACGTAGAAGCCTACGTGGCATAA